The Flavobacterium piscisymbiosum genome includes a region encoding these proteins:
- a CDS encoding glycoside hydrolase family 2 TIM barrel-domain containing protein — MFHPLFKNQSAKILLFLILIFSSNSGFAFQKLEQNLSAQDTAKVPKEIEDPENIDINKEPAHATLMPYASLKEALTANRYASTFSKSLNGMWKFNWVDWPQKRPVNFYKTDYDVSQWKEIKVPSNWQIEGYGTPYYSNYNYIFQKDFPKVMSTPPEKFTAFHERNPVGSYRRDFTVPENWKGRRILITFDGVDAGFFIWVNGKKVGYGVNSRNAAEFDLTKYLIPGKNTLAVEVYRFTTGSYLEDQDMWRLSGIFRNVTLWSTPQQHIRDYFIKTNLDKNYKDAQVIVTAKVKNYGKTATKARTIEATLYDGNDFVGAIGKKIVPALKPGQEITVDVTFNVFNPKKWTAETPHLYTTVIDLKEGKNSIEKLSSKTGFRKIEIKGRLFIVNGVAIKLKGVNRHENWPDDGHAVTEEQMIKDILLIKQANCNHVRTSHYSNDPRWYELCDEYGLYLVAEANVECHGAMNEFNDEPRMKAAIVDRNVANTENFKNHPSVLIWSLGNENGTGGVNFRTALETIKKIDPTRPTHYEGFGIAVNNPADIDSQMYTDIYNLEKHANDQSLTKPFYLCEYAHAMFNSMGSVDIYNDLFDKYPALLGGAIWEWQDQGIYNNRDTKHPITAFGGGFGEYPNDQYFIHKGVVFSDRSLKPHYPELKHAYQWITISDKDSKNGIFTIKNRYETKNLNSLDVKWELTQDGDLRASGDLKTSSVNPGEEKDIKIPFDILYKPGSEYFLRISFALAEDELWAKKGYEVASQQFELPVSIPPISQHIAEGNLSVKNNRNTIQLIGNNFKIEFDKNKGTFSKMEKNGKNLLQENGGPLLHLWRAPHRKDDMWAYENWEKYGLKSIKWVTSDIKTQKISGGSYEIKATLTGIGKENFKVVHRVFYTINENGTIKVTNDISFNDPKLILARIGVRMFLNKELDQFDYLGRGPMENYPDRKSGFDVGHYYSTVKEQMTPYEKPMESGNHEDVRWANIQSESGLGLTVKQGDDLLQVGALPYSDEEMENVEYKIDLPQSKGTVLCISHKTLGVGSWGCGPKPLEQYMVYAKATSFNYEIDLNSM; from the coding sequence ATGTTTCACCCATTATTTAAAAACCAAAGTGCTAAAATTCTACTTTTTTTAATACTAATTTTTAGTTCGAATTCAGGTTTTGCTTTTCAAAAATTAGAACAAAATTTATCTGCACAGGATACTGCAAAAGTCCCTAAAGAGATTGAAGATCCCGAAAATATTGACATTAATAAAGAACCTGCTCATGCTACTTTAATGCCTTATGCTTCGCTAAAAGAAGCGTTGACAGCAAACAGATATGCTTCTACTTTTAGTAAAAGTTTAAACGGAATGTGGAAATTTAATTGGGTCGACTGGCCACAAAAACGTCCCGTAAACTTTTACAAAACAGATTATGATGTATCGCAATGGAAGGAAATAAAAGTGCCATCAAATTGGCAGATTGAAGGTTATGGTACGCCGTATTATAGTAATTACAATTATATTTTTCAGAAAGACTTTCCTAAAGTTATGAGTACGCCTCCTGAAAAATTTACAGCTTTTCACGAAAGAAATCCCGTAGGAAGTTATCGCCGTGATTTTACGGTTCCGGAAAACTGGAAAGGAAGACGCATTTTAATCACTTTTGATGGCGTTGATGCGGGATTCTTTATTTGGGTGAATGGGAAAAAAGTGGGTTACGGAGTAAACAGCAGAAATGCAGCCGAATTTGATTTGACTAAATATCTTATTCCCGGCAAAAATACACTGGCGGTCGAAGTTTATCGTTTTACAACGGGAAGTTACTTAGAAGATCAGGACATGTGGCGTTTAAGCGGTATTTTTAGAAACGTAACGCTATGGAGTACACCTCAACAACATATCAGGGATTATTTTATAAAAACGAATCTGGACAAAAATTACAAAGACGCACAAGTTATCGTAACGGCCAAAGTAAAAAATTATGGCAAAACGGCAACAAAAGCCCGCACTATAGAAGCAACTCTTTACGACGGAAATGATTTTGTGGGCGCAATAGGAAAAAAAATAGTTCCTGCTTTAAAACCGGGTCAGGAAATTACTGTTGATGTAACCTTTAATGTTTTTAACCCTAAAAAATGGACTGCAGAAACGCCTCATCTTTATACGACTGTAATTGATTTGAAAGAAGGCAAGAATAGTATTGAAAAATTGTCTTCGAAAACTGGTTTTAGAAAAATTGAAATCAAAGGAAGACTGTTCATCGTAAATGGTGTTGCAATAAAACTAAAAGGAGTTAATCGTCATGAAAACTGGCCTGATGATGGTCATGCCGTTACAGAAGAACAAATGATAAAAGACATACTTTTAATCAAGCAGGCAAATTGCAACCATGTGAGAACAAGTCATTATTCTAATGATCCCCGATGGTATGAGCTATGCGATGAGTACGGTCTTTATTTAGTTGCCGAGGCCAATGTTGAATGCCATGGCGCTATGAATGAATTTAATGATGAACCCCGCATGAAAGCGGCTATTGTAGACCGAAATGTTGCGAATACGGAAAACTTTAAAAATCATCCTTCGGTTTTAATCTGGTCTTTAGGAAATGAAAACGGAACCGGTGGTGTGAATTTTAGAACTGCATTAGAAACAATTAAAAAAATAGATCCAACCCGCCCAACGCATTACGAAGGTTTTGGTATTGCAGTAAATAATCCTGCAGATATTGACAGCCAGATGTATACAGATATCTATAATTTAGAAAAACATGCTAACGATCAAAGCCTGACAAAACCATTTTATCTATGTGAATATGCTCATGCCATGTTCAACTCGATGGGATCTGTAGATATCTATAATGACTTATTTGATAAATATCCTGCGCTGCTTGGTGGTGCAATATGGGAATGGCAGGATCAGGGAATTTATAACAATCGTGATACTAAACATCCTATAACTGCTTTTGGCGGCGGTTTTGGCGAATATCCTAACGATCAATATTTTATTCATAAAGGTGTTGTTTTCTCTGACCGATCTTTAAAACCACATTATCCGGAATTAAAACACGCCTATCAATGGATTACAATTTCAGATAAAGACAGTAAAAACGGTATTTTTACCATTAAAAACCGTTATGAAACCAAGAATTTAAACAGCCTTGATGTAAAATGGGAATTAACACAAGATGGCGATTTAAGAGCTTCGGGCGATCTAAAAACTAGTTCTGTAAATCCTGGTGAAGAAAAAGATATTAAGATACCTTTTGATATTTTGTATAAACCGGGCTCTGAATATTTCTTACGAATTTCGTTTGCTCTTGCAGAGGATGAATTATGGGCAAAGAAAGGATACGAAGTAGCTTCGCAGCAATTCGAACTTCCGGTAAGTATTCCTCCAATTTCGCAACATATTGCCGAAGGAAACTTATCTGTAAAAAACAATAGAAACACTATTCAGCTTATTGGTAACAATTTTAAAATTGAATTTGATAAGAATAAAGGAACGTTTTCTAAAATGGAAAAAAATGGCAAAAACCTTTTGCAGGAAAACGGAGGCCCGCTTTTGCATTTATGGCGTGCACCGCACAGGAAAGATGATATGTGGGCTTATGAAAATTGGGAAAAATACGGCCTGAAATCAATCAAATGGGTAACAAGTGACATCAAAACTCAAAAAATATCCGGTGGCAGTTATGAGATTAAAGCAACATTAACCGGAATAGGAAAAGAAAACTTTAAGGTTGTGCATCGTGTTTTTTACACCATTAACGAAAATGGTACTATTAAAGTAACAAATGATATCAGTTTTAATGATCCAAAATTAATTTTAGCCCGAATTGGTGTTCGAATGTTTTTAAATAAAGAGTTAGACCAATTTGATTACTTAGGACGCGGGCCAATGGAAAACTATCCGGACCGAAAAAGCGGTTTTGATGTTGGTCATTATTACAGCACTGTAAAAGAACAAATGACGCCTTACGAAAAACCTATGGAATCCGGAAATCATGAAGATGTACGATGGGCTAATATACAATCTGAAAGCGGTTTAGGACTTACTGTTAAACAAGGAGATGATTTACTGCAAGTTGGCGCATTGCCTTACAGCGACGAAGAAATGGAAAATGTAGAATACAAAATAGATTTGCCACAAAGCAAAGGAACTGTATTATGCATTTCGCATAAAACCTTAGGAGTTGGTTCCTGGGGATGTGGCCCAAAACCATTAGAACAATATATGGTGTATGCAAAAGCGACTTCATTTAATTATGAAATCGATTTGAATTCAATGTAA